The following are encoded in a window of Maridesulfovibrio bastinii DSM 16055 genomic DNA:
- the carB gene encoding carbamoyl-phosphate synthase large subunit, whose protein sequence is MPKRTDIKKIMLIGSGPIVIGQACEFDYSGTQALKALKEEGYEVILVNSNPATIMTDPGLADRTYIEPIEPETVTRIIEKERPDALLPTLGGQTGLNTALAVDEAGVLEKFGVELIGASADVIQKAESRELFRAAMEKINLRVPHSGIARNIDDVRYWGKKLSFPIIIRPAYTLGGTGGGVAYNMEDLEKIASQGIAASIHSEVMLEESILGWKEYELEVMRDKKDNCVIICSIENIDPMGVHTGDSVTVAPAQTLTDVEYQKMRDASLAIMREIGVETGGSNVQFAINPANGDMMVIEMNPRVSRSSALASKATGFPIAKIAAKLAVGYTLDEIPNDITRETMASFEPTIDYCVIKIPRFTFEKFPGAEDYLTTAMKSVGETMAIGRTFKECLQKGLRSLEVGMPGFGKNFDKCDLTKEELAPKLRKPHSSRLFTLRKAILCGMTEEELFEYTSIDPWFLRQFIDLLDFEQKLKSFAIENGLFSDSPELPGMLRKAKEYGYSDIQLATLWRESAAAVRSFRKSHKIIPAYYLVDTCAAEFEAHTPYFYSTYEKGSESKSMDGHKVMILGGGPNRIGQGIEFDYCCCHSAFALKEMGVKSIMVNSNPETVSTDYDTSDRLYFEPLTFEDVMNIIEFEEPDGVIIQFGGQTPLNLAIPLLRAGVTILGTSPDSIDRAEDRERFKALLNKLGLKQPPNGTALSFEDAKKAAEILGYPLVLRPSYVLGGRGMDIVYSDEEFESYFKEAVVVSSEHPVLVDKFLENAIEVDVDALSDGTDTYVAGVMEHIEEAGIHSGDSACVLPPHTLSQEIVDEIERQTKALAVELNVIGLMNIQFAVKDNEIYIIEVNPRASRTAPFVSKATGVPLAKLATRVMLGEKVKDIKPWRMRKQGYYAVKEAVFPFNRFPDVDVILGPEMRSTGEVMGIDRKPGLAYMKAQLGGGQKLPLEGTVFISVQDRDKNSILPAARIFANLGFKILATGGTADYLIENCVETTKVLKVYEGRPNVVDLIKNYEIDLLINTPSGKKTVSDSKQIRQTALLYGIPYTTTVTGASAMAMAIKEHRGAGLGVESMQEYHNM, encoded by the coding sequence ATGCCTAAACGCACTGATATCAAAAAAATCATGCTTATCGGATCCGGGCCGATCGTTATTGGTCAAGCCTGCGAATTTGACTATTCCGGAACTCAGGCCCTTAAGGCCCTGAAAGAGGAAGGTTACGAAGTTATTCTTGTTAACTCAAATCCTGCAACTATTATGACTGACCCCGGTCTTGCCGATCGAACTTATATTGAACCGATCGAACCAGAGACCGTTACTCGTATTATTGAAAAAGAAAGACCTGATGCATTGCTGCCAACCCTAGGTGGCCAGACCGGACTTAATACGGCTCTTGCTGTTGATGAAGCAGGTGTGCTTGAAAAGTTCGGTGTAGAGCTTATCGGAGCTTCCGCTGATGTTATTCAAAAAGCAGAAAGCCGGGAACTGTTCCGTGCCGCAATGGAAAAAATTAACCTCAGGGTTCCTCATAGTGGAATCGCACGCAACATTGATGATGTTCGCTACTGGGGAAAGAAACTAAGTTTCCCGATTATTATTCGCCCCGCGTATACTCTTGGTGGCACTGGCGGTGGTGTTGCATATAATATGGAAGATCTTGAGAAAATCGCTTCTCAGGGAATCGCAGCCAGCATTCATAGCGAAGTCATGCTTGAAGAATCCATTCTCGGATGGAAAGAGTATGAACTCGAAGTAATGCGCGATAAAAAGGATAACTGCGTAATTATATGCTCAATTGAGAATATAGATCCTATGGGCGTTCACACCGGTGACTCCGTCACTGTGGCCCCAGCGCAGACCCTTACTGACGTCGAGTACCAGAAAATGCGTGATGCTTCACTTGCTATCATGCGTGAAATCGGTGTTGAAACCGGTGGCTCGAATGTTCAGTTTGCAATTAATCCGGCTAATGGGGACATGATGGTTATTGAAATGAACCCTCGTGTTTCACGTTCATCTGCTCTGGCCTCAAAGGCCACAGGTTTTCCCATCGCAAAAATAGCCGCGAAGCTTGCTGTCGGATACACTCTGGATGAAATACCGAACGATATTACCAGAGAAACCATGGCTTCTTTTGAGCCTACTATCGATTATTGTGTAATTAAAATACCTCGTTTTACATTTGAAAAATTCCCCGGAGCTGAAGACTATCTAACTACAGCCATGAAGAGTGTCGGAGAGACCATGGCTATAGGCAGAACTTTTAAAGAATGTCTGCAGAAGGGTCTACGTTCTCTTGAAGTGGGCATGCCCGGTTTTGGTAAGAATTTTGACAAATGTGATCTGACTAAAGAGGAACTTGCTCCAAAGCTTCGTAAACCTCATTCAAGCAGACTCTTTACTTTGAGAAAAGCTATCCTCTGTGGAATGACAGAAGAAGAGCTGTTTGAATACACATCAATTGATCCATGGTTCCTCAGACAGTTTATTGATCTTCTTGATTTTGAACAGAAGCTTAAATCTTTTGCTATTGAAAACGGATTGTTTTCAGATAGTCCAGAACTTCCCGGAATGCTTAGAAAAGCTAAGGAATACGGATATTCCGATATTCAGCTGGCAACGCTTTGGCGTGAGTCGGCTGCGGCTGTAAGAAGCTTCCGTAAAAGTCATAAAATTATTCCGGCATATTATCTTGTTGATACCTGTGCTGCTGAATTCGAAGCTCATACTCCTTATTTCTATTCAACCTATGAAAAAGGTTCTGAATCAAAGAGTATGGATGGACACAAGGTCATGATTCTAGGGGGAGGACCCAATAGAATCGGTCAGGGTATAGAATTTGACTACTGCTGCTGTCATTCCGCATTTGCTTTGAAAGAGATGGGTGTAAAGTCCATTATGGTAAACTCAAATCCGGAAACCGTTTCAACTGACTATGATACTTCAGACAGACTTTATTTTGAGCCGCTCACTTTTGAAGATGTCATGAATATCATTGAGTTTGAAGAGCCTGATGGAGTTATCATTCAGTTTGGAGGCCAGACTCCTTTGAATCTGGCAATTCCTTTGCTGCGTGCCGGAGTTACAATCCTTGGAACATCTCCTGACAGCATCGATAGAGCTGAAGACAGGGAACGTTTCAAAGCTCTGCTTAACAAACTTGGATTGAAGCAGCCGCCTAACGGCACAGCTCTCTCATTTGAAGATGCTAAAAAAGCTGCTGAAATACTTGGATATCCTCTCGTGCTGCGTCCTTCATACGTTCTCGGTGGACGTGGAATGGACATAGTTTACAGTGACGAAGAGTTCGAGTCTTACTTTAAGGAAGCTGTAGTCGTTTCTTCTGAGCATCCTGTTCTTGTGGATAAATTCCTTGAAAACGCCATTGAAGTTGATGTTGACGCTCTTTCAGATGGTACTGATACCTATGTTGCTGGAGTAATGGAGCATATTGAAGAAGCCGGAATTCATTCCGGTGATTCAGCCTGTGTTCTTCCTCCTCATACTTTGAGTCAGGAAATTGTAGACGAAATAGAGCGCCAGACAAAAGCTTTGGCAGTTGAATTGAATGTAATCGGACTGATGAATATTCAATTCGCGGTTAAGGATAATGAAATATATATTATTGAGGTTAATCCCAGAGCTTCAAGGACAGCTCCATTTGTCAGCAAGGCAACCGGAGTTCCTTTGGCAAAGCTTGCAACACGAGTTATGCTGGGAGAGAAAGTTAAAGATATAAAACCGTGGAGAATGCGCAAGCAGGGATATTATGCTGTTAAAGAAGCAGTATTTCCTTTTAACAGGTTCCCTGATGTGGATGTTATTTTAGGACCTGAAATGCGCTCTACCGGTGAAGTTATGGGTATTGACCGTAAGCCGGGCCTTGCTTATATGAAAGCCCAACTCGGTGGTGGTCAGAAATTGCCTCTTGAAGGAACAGTTTTTATTTCTGTTCAGGATAGGGATAAGAATTCAATTCTTCCTGCTGCAAGGATTTTTGCCAATCTCGGATTTAAGATACTGGCAACAGGCGGTACAGCAGACTACCTTATTGAAAACTGCGTTGAAACAACAAAGGTTTTGAAAGTTTATGAAGGACGTCCGAATGTTGTCGACCTGATTAAAAACTATGAAATTGATTTGTTGATTAATACGCCCTCAGGCAAAAAGACTGTGTCTGATTCAAAACAAATCAGGCAGACAGCTTTATTATACGGAATTCCATATACCACCACGGTAACCGGGGCTTCAGCCATGGCAATGGCTATCAAGGAGCACCGCGGGGCCGGGCTTGGTGTCGAAAGTATGCAGGAATACCATAATATGTAA
- a CDS encoding FeoA family protein, which yields MNTIAETTAARPLDSYCEGSFVRVTDFLGCKCSRGCLLSMGLIPGTIVKILSNNGRMKILVRDTEVALGHDMAAKIMAIPSCGYQKRHRHRHSFNKI from the coding sequence ATGAACACAATTGCAGAAACAACTGCGGCCAGACCGCTGGATTCATATTGTGAAGGGTCATTTGTAAGAGTGACTGACTTCCTCGGATGCAAATGCTCTCGGGGCTGCTTGCTATCTATGGGATTAATACCTGGAACCATTGTTAAAATTTTAAGCAACAATGGTAGGATGAAAATTTTAGTAAGAGACACTGAGGTTGCTTTGGGACACGATATGGCCGCAAAAATTATGGCAATTCCATCATGCGGCTACCAGAAAAGGCACAGACACCGCCACAGCTTCAATAAAATCTAA